One Oncorhynchus kisutch isolate 150728-3 linkage group LG13, Okis_V2, whole genome shotgun sequence DNA window includes the following coding sequences:
- the LOC109905700 gene encoding uncharacterized protein LOC109905700: MDVVVRHNHRGHQEFAVQAEHLKLPYLGLRLKAQGIHNKYLFKDNIPEYPRPEFWVSHLRHDTDEGGLFGIAVESEGGFCARDREEGPEDPEEGPEGLDLLWWSLSLGAEEMASAEQRLLQTRYPDRTEEQAREQKSFLQRFATSPAFLNTSRLGSYRFTFPLEELLKRYREQLCDGHEPILRVYETVLYKQEVMYSVLVHSHFNNDLFEKYPLLQDNDDGVCAYRDGQIIWRPEAMCETHSFKLVPKPYQNQNVAHLIPDPQKHQFYIWDNIAVAFHMGDSQMLNFDMYNLRGHLRFCEPGTPPISPTCEFTTYEEAKDRVDCYWPYYHTPLF; this comes from the exons ATGGACGTGGTTGTGCGCCATAACCACAGAGGACACCAGGAGTTTGCTGTCCAGGCCGAGCACTTGAAACTGCCGTACCTAGGACTGAGACTGAAAGCTCAGGGCATTCACAACAAGTACCTCTTCAAAGACAACATCCCAGAATACCCAAGGCCAGAGTTCTGGGTTTCCCATCTCAGACACGACACGGATGAAGGCGGGCTATTTGGCATAGCCGTCGAAAGCGAAGGGGGGTTCTGTGCTAGGGACCGAGAAGAGGGGCCAGAGGACCCAGAAGAGGGGCCAGAGGGTTTGGACCTGCTGTGGTGGAGCTTGTCTTTGGGAGCAGAGGAGATGGCCTCGGCTGAACAACGTCTGCTCCAGACCAGGTACcctgacaggacagaggagcaggCCAGGGAGCAGAAATCCTTCCTGCAGAGGTTCGCCACCTCACCTGCCTTCCTGAACACCTCTCGGCTGGGCTCCTACCGCTTCACCTTCCCCCTGGAGGAGCTGCTTAAGAGATACCGGGAACAG CTATGCGATGGACACGAGCCAATCCTGCGTGTGTATGAGACAGTCCTGTATAAACAGGAGGTGATGTACTCAGTGCTAGTCCACAGTCACTTCAACAACGACCTCTTTGAGAAGTACCCTCTCCTCCAGGACAATGACGATGGAGTCTGCGCTTACAGAGATGGACAAATCATTTGGAGACCCGAGGCCATGTGTGAGACACACAG CTTCAAACTGGTGCCAAAGCCCTACCAGAACCAGAATGTAGCCCACCTGATCCCTGATCCACAGAAACACCAGTTCTACATTTGGGACAACATTGCTGTAGCGTTCCACATGGGCGATTCACAG ATGTTGAACTTCGATATGTACAATTTGAGAGGCCATCTGAGATTCTGTGAGCCAGGAACGCCACCAATTTCCCCCACCTGTGAGTTCACCACATACGAGGAGGCCAAAGACAGGGTAGACTGCTATTGgccttactaccatacccccctGTTCTGA